One genomic segment of Impatiens glandulifera chromosome 6, dImpGla2.1, whole genome shotgun sequence includes these proteins:
- the LOC124942392 gene encoding uncharacterized protein LOC124942392 produces the protein MGCYRVGQLILAICIVLMIIVSIPVSAQRPTPSQCSYERQQGIKLCKDAVFGKPPSAACCQLARTGHYECACPAIDTMLAALINVKMLSKGLRDCGRAVPHRFQCGSLYFP, from the exons ATGGGTTGTTACCGGGTCGGACAGTTAATTCTAGCCATATGCATAGTTTTGATGATAATTGTATCGATTCCGGTTTCAGCTCAGCGCCCAACCCCAAGCCAGTGCTCTTATGAGAGACAACAAGGCATTAAATTATGTAAAGATGCGGTTTTTGGAAAACCTCCTTCTGCCGCTTGTTGTCAGCTCGCAAGAACCGGCCACTATGAATGTGCCTGCCCCGCTATCGATACTATGTTGGCGGCTCTTATCAATGTCAAGATGCTGTCCAAGGGCCTAAGAGACTGTGGCCGAGCTGTCCCACACAGATTCCAGTGTGGAA GCTTATACTTTCCATGA